The Streptomyces cathayae DNA segment GACGGAGTCGAGGACCTGTGGGGCGCCGACTACGCGGACCTCGTCGCCCTCGCCTGAGCTGCCCCGGGACCCTCGCCCGAGCGGCCCCGGCCCGCCGCGCGCGTGACGGCAGGCGCGACCGCGGGAGTGACTGCTGACATGACCGAGGGCGTGATCCACCGGGTATGGATCATTCGGCCCATCGGTGATCCATCATTCGTGTGAGATCTCCTCGTACCGAGGTGTGTTCTCACCGTGTTTCGCGGCCGAGCCCCTGATCCACCGGGGCTCGGCCGCGACACCTTTCTGACCTGGGACTTCGCGGAGCAACCCGTTCGGTGGTGTCCGCGGCATCCGGCGGAATCCCTTACTCCGTTTGTGGGGATGCGCTCCTGTCGTCACCACCTTGTCGCACGGACCTTGCCGAATGGGTGGCCATCGGGCCCGAGAGGGGTGATCATGAGGAGACCAGAGCGCACTTCCCATGAGGAGGCACGGGTGGCCGAGACTCTGAAGAAGGGCAGCCGGGTGACCGGCGCCGCGCGCGACAAGCTCGCGGCAGACCTGAAGAAGAAGTACGACGCCGGTGCGAGCATCCGGGCGTTGGCCGAGGAAACCGGCCGCTCGTATGGCTTTGTGCACCGCATGCTCAGCGAGTCGGGCGTCACGCTCCGAGGGCGTGGCGGGGCGACGCGAGGCAAGAAGGCCCCTTCGGCCTGATTCCGGGCGCCGCCCCTCGATCCCGATGGTGGCCACCCGGTCGGCCGACTGACCGGCCGGGTGGTTACTGTGCAGTCACTCAGCTGTGCCGCAGGACGGCTCCACGCCGTCGTGCGGCGCGGAAGACGACCGCACCCATCGGAGGCGCCCCATGGCTTCGCCCGCCCAGGACCTCGGTCCGGTACTCGACAAGGACGGCGTACGGCTCACCGTCGACGGCGCGATCGCCACGGTGACGCTGACCAACCCGGCCAAGCGCAACGTGCAGAGCCCCGCTCTGTGGCGCGCGCTGACCGAGGCGGGTCGGCTGCTGCCGGGCTCCGTCCGGGTCGTGGTGCTCCGGGGTGAGGGCAAGTCCTTCTCCGCCGGGCTCGACCGGCAGATGCTCACGCCCGAGGGAATCGAGGGCGAGACCTCGTTCGTCGAGCTCGCGCGCAGCGGGGAGGCCGGGCTCGACGCGTCCATCGCCGAGTACCAGGAGGCGTTCACCTGGTGGCGGCGCAGCGACCTCGTGTCCGTCGCGGCCGTGCAGGGGCACGCCATCGGGGCCGGTTTCCAGCTGGCCCTCGCCTGTGACCTGCGGATCGTCGCGGACGACGTCCAGTTCGCCATGCGCGAGACCAGCCTGGGGCTGGTACCGGACCTGACCGGCACGCATCCGCTGGTCGGGCTCGTCGGGTACGCCCGCGCGCTGGAGATCTGCGTGACCGGGCGGTTCGTCACGGCCGAGGAGGCCGTGAGCACCGGGCTGGCCAACCTCGCCGTGCCGGGCGACGAACTGGACTCGGCGGTGCGCGACCTCGCGGCGGCGCTGCTGGCCGCGCCCCGCGACGCCGTGATCGAGACGAAGGCGCTGCTGCGGGGCGCCCAGGAGCGTACGTACGAGGAGCAGCGGATCGCCGAGCGCGCGGCCCAGGGCCGCAGGCTGCGGGACCTGGCCGGTCTCGGCGAGTGAGGGACCGGCGCCTCACCGATGAGGAACCGGTGAGGCGCGGCCGAGGCACGGGGGAGCCGGGGGAGAGCGTCAGTCGAGCGCCGTGACCAGTACCGCCACCGTCGGGCGGTCCGGCAGGGCGGCCGACACCGCCGAGCGGACCGCTTGGGCCACGTCCACCGCCCGGTGGTCCGCCAGGGCGGCGAGGTCCACGCGCGCGTGACGGCGGGCCAGAGAGGCCCCACCGGGCTGCGGGTGAGCCGTCAGGTGCACCGGGTGGCCCAGGGTGCCCGTCAGCCGGGACACCCCCGGGACGGCGAGCGCCGCGGCGGCCACCCGGCTCCCGTCGGAGTCACCGGGCTCCGGCGCGCCGGCCGGTGAGGCGTC contains these protein-coding regions:
- a CDS encoding enoyl-CoA hydratase/isomerase family protein, whose product is MASPAQDLGPVLDKDGVRLTVDGAIATVTLTNPAKRNVQSPALWRALTEAGRLLPGSVRVVVLRGEGKSFSAGLDRQMLTPEGIEGETSFVELARSGEAGLDASIAEYQEAFTWWRRSDLVSVAAVQGHAIGAGFQLALACDLRIVADDVQFAMRETSLGLVPDLTGTHPLVGLVGYARALEICVTGRFVTAEEAVSTGLANLAVPGDELDSAVRDLAAALLAAPRDAVIETKALLRGAQERTYEEQRIAERAAQGRRLRDLAGLGE
- a CDS encoding helix-turn-helix domain-containing protein, whose protein sequence is MAETLKKGSRVTGAARDKLAADLKKKYDAGASIRALAEETGRSYGFVHRMLSESGVTLRGRGGATRGKKAPSA